One stretch of Ooceraea biroi isolate clonal line C1 chromosome 4, Obir_v5.4, whole genome shotgun sequence DNA includes these proteins:
- the LOC105275647 gene encoding uncharacterized protein LOC105275647 isoform X1 produces MLCLKKRRTYSFTQGACAALPRRSGKDNNRYEGSLNMAITTLPRKNRSREERPSRMVLTVTEDTPADMLAGSMELLVQLPRDHHLHTQKVTVLRSTPMMDLLVQIATAHKLTASSYTLQAIGERGLVLPHHPNTPIGALDALQVKLLPKQGTCAPRKTKQANQPFETTFRLQVHLPRNQLYVSRVSPKMNLGEILDEVCREKNLDRSKYELRHPGNLEEILDLSLSLQDYHLQEVTLYAKQTRNLGPTLSTQDIMALQRQEERRRQQTKQSVFGFMFKKSKENSLSTDSLGGRSVSPARSDETARSASPLQPPTRPQRKRRPAPKPPSDASTLRDVVGDSSKDKMMINHSRNSSDSSGYHEASVLSDNPDSAARLPETLPRRSKAPGTSDNPRKLAQTSQSSKSLGNLAATSETLSRGISSTSLSSTDSNSSLRKKRAAPPPPAPRPLSSAISTQALERIVDSEESLTSDMDPSKPPSDIGVPLKASSDIDCPKANSDIGVSTQSTRQLDYKSNPEVATCESDGNVQQNGTAETSVAAYSSSDSVNSKLAKANVEVPAPITTAPRVKQARVAAKRVGESAPLPMPRKVNAGNSASDPPKAPKRSKVAPVLIPRRASSIESDHDLARESPEHVSEARCTSIDENTISLDQDGLITRIEHEKAHSKMRNDCAPGNEDQISQKEKMSKPIDDAAIEYDTSLESRQDSNDETENTSELHSNSIELTRVHSEEASKDKSLNDDEFNHEKIMPDIVNDVENQKSLNSSQRSGNEGELHVDSKEPQLSECKDIPEERKNNSPELDREIKSKTIDSLDENENQPRDTSLSNDPSSNENTMKLDCVTEPRNEQLKLPHRSTCQRPPRVPRRATPSTYRTEENAEEEAVKRTHSRDVTNDAVVKNSGERDRETCTVISTIPKCEHLDRAVKENSSSSSVKRGVASMDHHEFDRQISRAAESVNKLHEKLEDQIEEASSEHAKSAKRPKARTKVRSQSKSDDFEVDSLKRQRRYLTSPAENIAHALNLNLPVRNSISSSVAGKEWEQSTAGHCANGDTRDADVDKRESHGGLVTAANQDVPSETDILLQKVSDTLSSVLPAASSPVPEPLSSSKTNHATATVQTNVADVPDSSAAKLETVGTKNDSSEMHRSCIDFPVENTLSASTPNMTATGSQQDTSDYVSAMEDLSISDWEYQLPAPPSAFRDSHSPIFNDYDTITLGSVDAFKEQLIDPVSEPVDDGKNIESAKNPSNDSEASNPKSSNRKVLDLESEAEIDIKRTANKPVAKQPSVVSHKSETNPDLRKEIISELENKIETGTLAQTISKDFDRRNMDNLSTPNVAPVDNTLSNFTITTYTKQKSVDIFEEAEEAAARNSEERFIKTFATLSRNNGGASNYDKQSVTKNAYLSNGMMPYDKKVATSKLEELSDVCKTEPKIRDQDEPSHKRQSFTAANEKINIQRSKSYISMSSNARYQTEVQGIGERKYEVQVEPEAAGMKKATSITGLNVDVLAGNGKFSQWRDNILKQQEEPTKEKQLQSLQVLKSILPQLKNAQQAEENVSKEYNSTVLIEKTRYEAGSNEHSTTMNVVSTCESRDSEPECKKLPREERRYTYTGPPAISLGSWSERPSVNVQIKIDTDYKLGASNASSNKTVVSINGARDEKNPANYASNISKNNFANKSPDKLARKLITHTTASGFKVPISNRVNFNPTKSEDKPVVMGVELKKVFVETSKETSKSDENEIDTTPVNFRELTKTFGQHVNLKPKPKRTNINRHSADISSYYYDTPDETRAIMNVKQNGHAKFPKASDQNEISFKVQPLMHDTRQNSRTKRFTSVVGLNGTNQNVGLQNEASLRNNVSNAIKINPPMPIVKGFKIPSADPKMNNNQMNHNGLSTVDSSNKGVQPPKPPTMPVITGVTLKSTNVRPKSMPVQLDPRDMLLESIRNFGGREKLKSTAERY; encoded by the exons AAGCAGAGAGGAGAGACCGTCCAGAATGGTTCTTACTGTAACCGAGGACACCCCGGCGGACATGCTGGCTGGAAGTATGGAGCTTTTGGTCCAGCTGCCGCGTGATCATCATCTTCACACGCAAAAGGTTACAGTGTTAAGAAG TACGCCGATGATGGATCTTCTGGTACAGATTGCGACAGCCCACAAATTGACAGCTTCGAGTTACACTCTGCAAGCGATCGGCGAACGTGGTTTAGTTCTACCTCATCATCCGAACACTCCCATAGGAGCATTGGACGCTCTTCAG GTGAAATTACTTCCCAAGCAGGGCACGTGTGCGCCGCGGAAAACCAAACAGGCTAATCAACCCTTCGAAACGACGTTTAGGTTGCAG GTGCATTTGCCGAGAAATCAGCTGTATGTATCAAGGGTCAGTCCGAAGATGAACCTTGGAGAAATCCTGGACGAAGTGTGCCGCGAGAAGAATCTGGATAGAAGCAAGTACGAACTTCGTCATCCTG GCAATTTGGAGGAGATCCTGGACCTGTCATTGTCGCTGCAGGATTACCACTTGCAGGAAGTGACTTTGTACGCAAAGCAGACCAGAAATCTAGGCCCGACGTTGAGCACGCAGGACATAATGGCGTTACAGAGGCAGGAGGAGCGGCGTCGACAGCAGACCAAGCAAAGCGTGTTCGGTTTCATGTTCAAGAAGTCCAAAGAGAATTCTCTAAGCACGGACAGCCTCGGGGGTCGCAGCGTCTCACCGGCTAGAAGCGATGAAACCGCGAGGAGCGCCAGTCCTCTTCAGCCGCCGACGCGACCGCAGCGAAAGAGAAGACCGGCTCCGAAGCCGCCCAGCGACGCGTCGACTCTCCGGGACGTGGTTGGAGACAGCAGCAAGGACAAGATGATGATCAATCACAGCCGTAACAGCAGCGACAGTTCCGGCTATCACGAGGCCTCTGTGCTTAGCGATAATCCAGATTCAGCTGCGAGGCTACCAGAAACCCTGCCGAGACGAAGTAAAGCACCGGGGACGTCTGACAACCCTAGGAAGCTAGCGCAGACTTCACAGTCCAGCAAGAGTCTGGGCAACTTGGCAGCGACCAGCGAAACGCTCAGTCGGGGGATCAGTAGCACTTCTCTCAGTTCCACTG ATTCGAATTCAA GTCTTCGAAAGAAGAGAGCAGCGCCTCCGCCGCCAGCGCCCAGACCACTTTCGTCAGCTATTTCCACGCAGGCCTTAGAACGCATTGTCGACTCTGAAGAGTCGTTAACGTCTGACATGGATCCTTCGAAACCGCCGTCGGACATTGGCGTGCCGTTAAAGGCCAGCTCGGACATCGACTGTCCCAAAGCCAATTCCGACATCGGCGTTAGCACGCAGTCTACGCGCCAGCTGGATTACAAATCAAACCCAGAAGTCGCGACGTGCGAATCTGATGGCAACGTTCAGCAGAATGGCACGGCCGAAACGAGTGTCGCGGCGTATTCTAGTTCAGATTCGGTCAACAGTAAGCTTGCTAAAGCGAATGTGGAGGTGCCTGCCCCGATAACAACCGCCCCAAGAGTAAAGCAAGCTAGAGTAGCAGCAAAGAGAG TTGGAGAATCTGCACCCCTTCCTATGCCTCGAAAGGTTAATGCAGGTAATAGTGCTTCTGATCCACCGAAGGCACCTAAGCGTAGTAAAGTAGCTCCGGTTTTGATACCACGTAGAGCCTCGAGTATAGAAAGCGACCACGATTTAGCACGTGAGAGTCCTGAACACGTCAGTGAAGCACGTTGCACTTCGATCGATGAGAATACGATATCATTGGATCAAGACGGTCTCATTACGCGTATTGAGCATGAAAAGGCGCATTCAAAGATGAGGAATGATTGTGCACCTGGTAACGAGGATCAGATAAGTCAGAAAGAAAAGATGTCAAAACCTATCGATGATGCTGCAATTGAATATGATACATCTTTAGAGTCACGTCAAGATTCAAACGATGAAACGGAAAACACTTCTGAATTACATTCTAATTCTATAGAACTGACTCGTGTTCACTCTGAAGAGGCATCTAAAGATAAATCCTTGAATGACGATGAATTTAATCACGAGAAAATAATGCCGGACATCGTCAACGATGTAGAGAATCAAAAATCGTTGAATTCAAGTCAGCGTTCAGGTAATGAAGGAGAATTACACGTTGACTCAAAGGAACCACAGTTATCTGAGTGTAAAGATATCCCTgaagagaggaagaataaTTCACCGGAGCTGGATCGCGAGATAAAATCTAAAACTATCGACTCGCTTGATGAAAATGAGAATCAGCCTCGTGATACTTCGTTATCTAATGATCCTTCCTCAAACGAGAATACAATGAAACTGGATTGCGTGACCGAGCCGAGAAACGAGCAATTGAAGCTACCACATCGATCTACTTGTCAAAGACCACCCAGAGTGCCGAGAAGAGCAACACCTTCCACCTACCGGACTGAAGAAAACGCCGAAGAAGAGGCAGTGAAGCGCACCCATTCGAGAGACGTGACGAATGATGCAGTAGTGAAAAATAGCGGTGAGAGGGACAGAGAAACATGCACGGTGATCTCCACCATACCAAAGTGCGAGCACCTCGATCGAGCCGTGAAAGAAAACAGCAGTTCAAGTAGCGTGAAACGCGGTGTCGCGTCGATGGATCATCATGAATTCGACAGACAGATTAGCCGTGCGGCGGAAAGTGTCAATaaattacatgaaaaactCGAAGATCAGATCGAAGAGGCAAGCAGTGAGCACGCGAAGAGCGCTAAACGGCCGAAGGCGAGGACGAAGGTGAGAAGTCAGTCGAAATCGGACGACTTCGAGGTGGATTCCCTGAAGAGGCAGAGGCGATATCTCACTTCGCCCGCGGAAAACATCGCGCACGCTTTGAATCTGAACCTTCCAGTGCGAAACTCCATCTCTTCCAGCGTGGCGGGAAAGGAGTGGGAACAAAGTACCGCTGGGCATTGCGCTAATGGGGATACACGGGATGCGGATGTAGATAAGAGAGAATCGCATGGTGGATTAGTCACAG CAGCCAATCAAGATGTTCCGTCCGAAACTGACATCCTGCTACAAAAAGTATCGGATACTCTATCCAGCGTGCTGCCGGCCGCCTCGTCTCCGGTGCCGGAGCCACTGTCGTCTTCAAAGACGAACCATGCGACTGCAACCGTACAGACGAACGTCGCTGATGTCCCCGACAGCTCTGCGGCCAAGTTGGAAACGGTCGGGACGAAGAACGACTCGAGCGAGATGCATCGATCGTGCATCGACTTCCCGGTGGAGAACACTTTGAGCGCTAGCACGCCAAATATGACTGCGACGGGTTCGCAGCAGGATACTTCTGATTACGTGTCGGCAATGGAGGACCTGTCCATCAGCGATTGGGAGTATCAGCTTCCAGCTCCACCGAGCGCTTTTCGCGATTCACATTCTCCTATCTTCAACGATTACGATACAATCACACTGGGATCAGTGGACGCTTTCAAGGAGCAGCTGATAGACCCTGTTTCGGAGCCGGTCGACGACGGCAAGAACATCGAATCGGCAAAGAATCCATCGAACGATTCCGAAGCGAGCAATCCGAAATCTTCAAACCGAAAAGTCTTGGACTTGGAGTCTGAAGCGGAAATCGATATTAAGCGAACGGCGAACAAACCTGTTGCCAAACAGCCGTCCGTAGTGTCTCACAAATCAGAGACTAATCCAGACCTgcgtaaagaaattatttccgAACTGGAGAACAAGATAGAGACTGGTACGCTGGCGCAAACTATCAGTAAAGATTTCGATCGGAGGAACATGGACAATTTGTCCACGCCGAACGTAGCGCCCGTGGACAACACGCTGTCCAATTTCACTATCACCACGTACACCAAACAGAAGAGCGTGGACATTTTTGAGGAAGCTGAGGAAGCCGCTGCAAGAAACTCGGAAGAGAGGTTTATCAAGACGTTCGCCACGTTATCGAGAAACAATGGCGGTGCGAGCAACTACGATAAGCAAAGTGTGACGAAGAACGCGTATTTAAGTAACGGGATGATGCCGTACGACAAGAAAGTAGCGACGAGTAAGCTCGAAGAGTTGAGCGATGTCTGTAAAACGGAGCCAAAGATTCGTGATCAGGATGAGCCGTCTCACAAGAGGCAGTCTTTTACCGCAGCCAATGAGAAGATTAATATTCAGCGATCCAAGAGTTACATATCGATGTCGAGCAACGCGAGATACCAGACGGAAGTGCAGGGAATTGGCGAGAGGAAGTACGAGGTGCAGGTTGAGCCAGAGGCTGCTGGTATGAAGAAAGCCACAAGCATCACAGGCCTGAACGTCGACGTGTTAGCAGGTAACGGAAAGTTCTCGCAGTGGAGGGACAATATATTGAAACAGCAAGAGGAACCTACCAAAGAGAAGCAATTACAATCACTGCAG GTGCTGAAAAGCATTTTGCCGCAGTTGAAGAACGCTCAACAGGCGGAAGAAAATGTATCCAAAGAATACAATAGTACGGTATTAATCGAAAAGACAAG ATACGAAGCTGGGTCCAACGAACATTCGACAACAATGAATGTAGTTTCGACATGCGAATCCCGGGACTCGGAACCGGAATGTAAGAAGTTGCCAAGGGAGGAAAGACGTTACACCTACACTGGTCCACCGGCGATCAGTCTGGGCAGCTGGTCGGAAAGACCGAGTGTTAACGTCCAAATCAAGATAGACACCGATTACAAGCTAGGAGCGAGCAATGCAAGCAGCAATAAAACCGTCGTTAGCATCAATGGCGCGAGGGACGAGAAGAATCCTGCGAATTACGCCAGCAACATCAGTAAGAACAATTTTGCGAACAAAAGTCCTGACAAGCTCGCGAGGAAATTAATCACGCACACGACGGCGTCGGGTTTCAAGGTGCCGATATCGAACCGAGTTAACTTCAATCCGACGAAGAGCGAAGACAAGCCCGTTGTGATGGGCGTCGAGTTAAAGAAGGTCTTTGTCGAGACGTCGAAAGAGACGTCGAAGAGTGATGAGAACGAGATCGACACCACGCCGGTGAATTTCAGAGAATTGACAAAGACATTCGGTCAGCACGTGAATCTTAAACCGAAACCTAAACGCACTAATATTAACAGACACTCGGCGGATATCAGCAGCTACTACTACGACACACCGGACGAGACGAGAGCGATCATGAACGTCAAGCAGAACGGTCACGCCAAGTTTCCCAAGGCGTCCGATCAAAACGAGATCTCGTTCAAGGTTCAACCATTGATGCACGACACTCGGCAAAATTCCAGGACGAAGAGGTTCACGTCCGTCGTGGGGTTGAATGGGACGAACCAGAACGTCGGCTTGCAAAATGAAGCGTCCCTCAGAAACAACGTCAGCAACGCTATCAAAATCAATCCACCAATGCCCATTGTAAAGGGGTTTAAAATACCCAGCGCTGATCCTAAGATGAACAACAATCAGATGAATCACAACGGGCTATCGACAGTCGATAGTTCTAACAAAGGTGTGCAACCTCCTAAACCCCCAACTATGCCGGTGATAACAGGAGTGACACTGAAGAGCACTAACGTGAGGCCCAAGTCGATGCCAGTTCAATTAGATCCCAGGGATATGCTGTTGGAATCCATCAGGAATTTCGGTGGGCGCGAGAAGCTAAAAAGC ACTGCGGAGAGATACTGA